In one Fibrobacterota bacterium genomic region, the following are encoded:
- a CDS encoding DUF3175 domain-containing protein: MRWEGIFEVGGHAMTTTRSSGKRWSKHVMQTSDAMDLDAGVFKMRSPAAIAASLKRSAEHSRRRKAGPYQSAMSMLNFYINRGGKNLTEAQKARLEKAKGELRALFGRE; the protein is encoded by the coding sequence ATGCGATGGGAAGGTATTTTCGAGGTAGGAGGTCATGCCATGACCACTACGCGATCTTCCGGAAAGCGTTGGTCCAAGCACGTCATGCAAACCAGCGATGCCATGGACCTGGATGCGGGCGTCTTCAAGATGCGGAGCCCGGCCGCCATCGCCGCTTCCTTGAAGCGTTCCGCGGAACATAGCCGCCGGCGGAAGGCCGGGCCTTACCAATCGGCCATGTCCATGCTGAACTTCTACATCAACCGGGGCGGGAAGAATCTGACGGAGGCGCAGAAGGCCCGCCTCGAAAAAGCCAAGGGCGAGTTGCGGGCCCTGTTCGGGCGGGAATAA
- a CDS encoding GNAT family N-acetyltransferase translates to MQISHIKYFQNWIPIIAKWIYEEWAYAFPMRSLQDIQKGLFGRVNENEMPITLIAHDERGVLGTASLKASDMEILPDLTPWLSSVYVHPDYRGQGVASALAAEIEKLARQLGFAKLYVFNPISQGVFEKLGWKVNQTVQYGGKDLAILVKDI, encoded by the coding sequence ATGCAGATCAGCCATATCAAGTATTTCCAGAACTGGATCCCCATCATCGCGAAATGGATCTATGAGGAATGGGCGTACGCCTTTCCCATGCGCAGCCTGCAAGACATCCAGAAGGGCCTGTTCGGGCGGGTGAACGAGAACGAAATGCCCATCACCCTCATCGCCCACGATGAGCGCGGAGTCCTGGGAACGGCTTCCCTCAAGGCTTCGGATATGGAGATCCTCCCGGATCTGACTCCTTGGCTATCCTCGGTGTACGTGCATCCCGATTACCGCGGCCAGGGCGTGGCCTCGGCTTTGGCGGCCGAAATCGAAAAGCTGGCCCGGCAGTTGGGTTTTGCCAAGCTGTACGTGTTTAATCCCATCAGCCAGGGCGTATTCGAGAAGCTCGGTTGGAAAGTGAATCAGACGGTGCAATACGGCGGGAAGGATCTCGCCATCCTCGTCAAGGATATCTGA